The DNA sequence aCTAAATATCAATGAAATTACTATTGGGATATCTTTCCCGTTGAAAACACAAgcaaaattgaaataaaaaaaacgaGCAAATTAATCGGTTGCATGATTCCTGAAtcgttttacaaaaaaaaatttaaatagacTCAGATGAAAAAATTACAACATCACGGTTAATGTTAAGAacatttatacttaatttactGTACCGCTTAGAAGATACAATAATAGATTAATTGCAGCTGGTTCATTCAACCTCTTAGTTTGAGCATTTAACTTTTGTGTAAGCTACATAACTGCACCACTAACAACCCCTTCAGCCACATATAACTTGTTATTCCCATCCACTAGCAGCAATTTGATGGTGAGACATTGAAGAACAAAAAGAcgaaccaaaaataaaataaaacaaaacacaacTATATCACATAGACAAGACTAATCGCAATAGGAAAATTACAAACCCTGGCCAAGCCACGCCTAAGCCTAAAGAGAATTGGCAATCCTGATTGAAGAAAAAAACAACCTCAACTGACGAAGAATTCAGGTTGAAATACCCTAACACACAATATCAAACAACTTAATTTTcacataacaaaataattacttgtgacattttaaatgtaactgaaacaattttaataatatgttaattttttaatggtattttatatatatattttgcatTAGAATTTGAATATTATAAAATCATATTGTCTATTACTTCTTTTAAAATAcactcttatttatttattttttattttaaatttatagaaaataaaatataaaattagatagATTGAAAGGACAAATTAAAACTACAACTGCCAATAATAATCATGTAACTAaatgattctttagttttgAATAAAAGTTttgaactaaaaataaatatttataagtaaTTTTAATGATGATTTTCTTTACACTTATAAGCTATAATTGTATTCACAAAATTACAACTTATAATTGTCTCTTAACAAATTTTCAAACGCTCTTTTTCATTAGTACAATTCTATTTAAATTTATTCAACACAATAATCTCATGTGAAAAGAGTGTATCTATCAAAAGCtttcattttcttaaaaagaaagataaataaaacataCTAGTCACTAATCTAAgctttcctctctttctctgcCAAAttcattcaaaagaaaaaaagggtATAAAGAAAAGAGTTAACCAATGAAAAAgcatttctcttattttttttttcttttaatttacaataataaacaaagaacaaaatctaagttgtATTGTATATATGGAAGAgcattatattaaatataatatatgtcgTCCAAATCCAAATCCAAGGAATCACGTGCAGATCACTCTTACGTTACTGGGTTGGTTCATTTAATGGGCCGGGCCCACTACCAGTCAGTGAAACTGGACCGTCCAATAATGGTACTCCCACTCTTGTTTTTAGGTGTGGAGCTTTCCACACTATATACTATGTTCCTCTCTTCtgtatctatatctatatctatactATATCCATTACTTATATACAGTTTTTGTCTTTATCTTCAAGACTCAGAATATACGTAGTTTTATACTCTCAGAAAATACGTATAACCAAGGTTAATGATGAGAGAGAGAAACAACAAAGCAAACCAGTGAAGAAGAGGAGACAAGTATTTGAGAAGCCTTTGCTCTTGTGAACTCTAAGCCACAATCTTTGATACATTTTCTGATTTTAGAGaaagaaaacacatatacaaaagggtttctttttttctttatttcctCCGCATTTGAAGGCTCTCTCAAACAAAATACCAGGTGGgttttcaaaaaaattcttACTTTATTTTATGGGTTTAAGAAATTTGTTTGATTCTTTGTTTCTTCTGATGTGATATTGGATTTTTGGCagtttaaaaattggttctttTTTACTTTCGATCATCTTAGTTTGATCTTGACTTGggctattttttattattattattttttttgtttgggtttagattttctttttttgtttgggGCTGATTTTGGGATTTAAGTGAATGATTATGTTGGGCTGTTGATTCATCTGTTGTTGACCCATTTGATGCATTTGAAGTAGGGACTGACTGGTTGATCGAATTGGATTTTTGGTATCTGATCTTGTACTTACTTCCTCCTTTACTCTTTTTTCGCATGCAAGTTCAAATTAACATCTGGGTTTTGGGGTACAGTACAATAATCAAATGATCAAGTGTGCTTTCATGCATAATATTTCAGATGGAACTGACATTGTTGGTTTTTTTAGATGGGATCAACATACAATTGATTATAGCTTTATGGTCTCATAGCTTCTTAAGTGGCTTtacttggttttccttttcATTCTTACTTTATGCTCATATAAGCAGTTCTGATCTTGACCATTGGGTAAATGTTTCTTGAGTTCATCTCCATTTGTGCTTCTTCGGATTGCCTTAAATTTCACTATACTTTGGTGAAAGTTTTTGTAGTTATGCTCCCCCTTTTCCcccaaaatgaaaaagaaataaatgatCTTGGGGAAAATTATGGTTCTTTATTGGGTATTAAGGAAAGCCATCCGTttctttaaatttatatttgtgTGTTCAATTAGttctaatcttctatgtttTGTTGTTTGAGAGTTCCATTAATGTTTCCATTGGTAGGAACCCTTTTGGTATTGCAAGTTCCTCTTCATATATTCGCTTGTTTTAGATTCTCATTTCTTACCTTTTGCATAttcatttatatcatttagctAACTAAGATTTTTTCATTATGCCTTGTGCTCATTGTTTATAGTTTCCAGTCATTATTTATGCACTTACTTTCAAGTCTACTCCTTTGCAATATGGAGTTGTCTATTTTATGATAAGAGGACTAAGGTTCATAGATTGTCCATGATTTACAGAAATGGCCAGATGAAGAACATGTATGCATGATTATCTAATGGCTGAATCCGATTCAGAGTCCGATGCCCAGTCAGATGTGTCGAGCCTGAGGCATATAAGCAGCTCACTTTTCAATATCCCTGGTTTCTTTGTAGGGTTTGGAACTAAAGGTTCATCCGAATCTGATTCAATCAGGAGTCCTACTTCTCCTCTTGATATTGGAGTTTTTTCAAACTTGAGGAATCCTGTAAGTCTTCGATATACTCGATCATCATCTGAAAATGGACATAAAAAGAAGTGGAATTGCAGTAAAGTAGTAGGCCTTGGCATTGTCAATTCACTTGTTGATAATACAACAGGTGGTGGTCTTGATATACCAAAGCAGAAGAACATACTTTTCGGACCCCAAGTTAAGACTAGTACCACTAATTCCTTGAAACTTTACCATGGTTCGCTCGATTCTTCGTTGAAATCCAAGTCACTGCCAACAAACTACATTGCTTCAAGGCTTTCTGAAACCAAGTATCCTAGTCCCCATTTGGTTAGCAGCAGTGTTGCCTTTGATAATGAAATTCCATTAAAGCCTGAACCATTAGAAAATACTCAACTATGTTTCTCGGATTCAACTATTCCTTCTTCACTGGTCAGCTTGACCTACAATCACAACTTGAGGTCTGAAAACTTCTGTCCAGAAGTTAAAACTAGAATGAGTTCACCATCAGTAATTGGCTCAACAAGTTCAGAAGTGAAAAATTCTTTGGATATCAAAACAAGTACTCTTCCAATACCTATTGAGCCCAGCCAGGGATTTGTGGGCTCTCTTTCTAAGAAGGAGATAGAATTGTCTGAAGACTATACATGTATAATTTCCCATGGTCCAAATCCCAAAACAATTCATATCTTTGGTGACTGTGTTTTAGAATGTCACACAAATGAGATAAACAATTTTGGCATGAAGGAAGAACTGGGAGTCAAATCACCTCAAGAAGCTAATAACTCGGAGGGATTAGCCCCTATTCCTTCTGATGAAGTTTTGAAATTTTGTCACTCCTGCAAGAAAAGGCTGGAAACTGATGAAGACATTTACATGAGCAGGTTTCTCCTTCTCATATGTCTATAGAAATCTTCACTTggtgtttatattatttttagtcaTACCTGACATAAATATGTATTCTTCTCTCAACAGAGGTGAGCAAGCCTTTTGCAGTTTTGATTGCTGCCCCGAGGAGATATTGGAAGAAGAAGCGGAGAGAAGTTACCATAATTCTGCAGGAAGCTCTCCTGGTTCAAGCTTCCACGAAGATGTCTTCTTGTTGGGCATGCCCGTTGCCATGTGATGGATCATCGACAATGCTTTTTTCAGGTTTCTAGATCGTCCGTTGATAAGAAGTGCTGTCTGTGTGATTTTGTTAGCAGCCATGGATGATCAAAAAgcattttgttgttttgttttttgcTTGTTATGTCTCCGTTTTCAAATATTATTGATACTGTTAAGTTATGAGTAGTTGCAGTAGTAGCATAGAGTATCTCTATATGGATATGATGAGACTCAGACCATTTTGCTATCTTATAATTTTGTTAAGATGGGTTGCAAGTGGCTATAGAAAGCCCTGGCTCTTCGGTTTTTCGTTCGTTTTTCCTGGCCTCCTACTGTTGGTTAGGAGTTGATGTAGAAGTTTTTGAACCTGATGAGCTTATTATATAATGCATGAGCATATTCAATAACATCTATTTGTTCTTATGCAAAATGCTTTCCATCCCGATTGAAAATGTCTCCCGAGCCACGCTGGGAAGCTTTTGCAGGTCTGCTGATCAATCCCGCAGCCCCATGTGGCTCCCGAGCATGCTTGTGATCGGGATGGATAGCAGAATTCTATTCTTAAATAAGTCATTTTGTTCTTAAGCAAAAGGCTTTCCATCCCGATTGGAAAACCCTCCCGAGCCACGCGGGGCAGCTTTTGCGGGTCTGCTGATCAATCCCGCAACCCCATGTGCCTCCCGGGATCTATTCTTGTATTTAAGATTCATTCTACTATTAGTCATTATTGTCTATTTTTGGCCATGTTTGGATTAAGGAGTTTTTTGGTGTAAATTTATTGAATTCACTATTTGTTTAACAAGTGGTTATTATTGCCTTGAATAATCATGATTAAAGCATCATATTTTCATTTCTAATAACAACTAAATTGGATACTGAATTAACTGACATAAATTCAGATATGAAACGTTATAATATGAGCTCTTACTTCAACAGTGGAGTTAGGTTGATATGGAAATGATTGTGATGTTCAGTCCCTGTGACGTGGCAACTTGTAACGTTTTGGATAAAGAGATGTTTTTCTTTGGCAGGTTTGCATTGGTGGAAAATCAATCAAAAAGTGCATAAGTATATATGCCTATGTGGAAATTATTATAGGAAGAGTTCTACTCTTGTCAAATATTACCAAACTGCCAAATGAATATGATTTTGTCTCaatattttgttaatatttGCTCTATTCTTAGTGaactaaatttatattatttctcTCTATCAAAAAAGTATGTAtattatttcagtaattatttctatgtaagatgttaacaaaaaaaattatcccTATTTTTCAAGTTGGACTCTAAATGGAGCATTATTGTCAGAATAATTTTTCAGAagataaatatttatgtttttattttttttataaagtgaTCAGAATCGTGATAAAAATTCACGATGAATACATTTACAATGATGCAATAATCTTTTTGAACTAGAATAGTTCATTCTCTAACTGACATATGCATTTGTCATCCGATAGACTACAATGTTATCATTACAAACTAAATGAAACGAAACTGCTTacaaaatttagacaataaaactATTATATCATCAAAAAATGCATCTATCTTATATTCTCATTTATATACGCATTCTCATTAGTAACAACTGTCAATACTACTAGGGAATTTGAATAATCTGTTTGAATCGAAATACTATATGCATAGAGTTAAATTTTCAGCTTACAACACTGAATTGTCacttaaaacaaaacaaaacagaaagcttcacaaaaaatttaaaattagaaagcCTACCTCAATTCATCTTAATgtaacattaaaattaaaacaataatctcaattattaattaagttcCTAAGTAAAAGGTTTAATAAACTAACAAAATTTTGATGACCAtgtaaaaaatttcattaaaataatcTCAAGTTTGTGCCTTTcaatgaaattattatttttttttcttttcttaaaaataaataaataaataaactgaaaaaattaaatagtaaagTGATGATGGCACATGTGGTAATTATAACAACAAGCGGGGGTAGTAGAGGTAATTATCACCGATGGTCActgaaaagaagagaaaaaaataaaaagagaaaatttaAGCAGAGAGACAGAGTGTTTAAGGTGAACCTCTATCTCTTTATCCCAACAAAATCACAACGAaagaaaaaggaagaagaagaagaagaagcaatGGGCTTTCCAATGGGGAGCTCTAGCTCTTGCTTTATACAGCCTTCTCTCTCCTACCCTCtttcctcctcttcttcttcatcttcacgATCCATTTTTTTCTACTCTTCTTCCGCAAAAAATGCTGAGCCCAGGAGAAGGGGCTCTGTCCCAATGGCCTCCATGAACCAAGACAAGTCAACTTATGATAGGTCTCCCTTGCAACGGAGGGCCATTCTCTTTGTGGGTATTTCAGTTCTTCCCTTGTTACAACTCAGGGCCAGAGCTCTTGACGGTTTGCCCACAAGTAAGTAGATTTTTTCTCtctatatatttgtatgtatagGCTCTATATGGGAAATTGACAAGTTTGTTGAAAGTTTCTTTCTTTGAGTATTTTCGGGTGATTATGAATCTTTGGTGGGTTTAGAAGAGAAGATGTTTtgaaccatttttttttcttcaattttttgtaTTGTGGCAGTTCAGTTGTGCTATCAacttgattttattttaatctGAATTTTATTGTAATTTAGGGAACTGACATATAGGTTAAGATTTGACAAAGGCTATAATAATTGACTCTTATTGGTTGTAATAATGATTATAGCAATTGACTTTCTTTTTGATGAGAACATAATAAATAGGTTTGGAAGATTGCCTAGAACCTTTTAGATTGAATTATAACTGTTGTTAGTTAGTTATTTATGACTAACCTATGcattcatttatttaaaatcttACAGAAGAAACTGAGGTAAAGACATCTGAGGGGAACCAAATAGCAGAGGTTTGGATCTGGTCTAGGTTCACAATATGTCCCAATCAGTAATTCTTGTTGAGTTTATACTTGTAagaaaatatccttaattggtTAATTTGTATTGACAACAGGCAATTCAAAAGGACTCTTCACCAAATGCATTTGCTTCTCTATTGAATGGTATTGGAATACTGAGTTCTGGTGTTCTTGGTGCTCTCTATGCCTCAGCTCAGAaagaaaaaacagaaaataatgcAACAGTGGAAGCTGTGAGTCTATTGAAAAATACACAAGGAAGATTAAAATACttgtatttctttatttatttgtttctgAGCAAAATACTTGTTTTGTTCTAAATGTGTAGATGAAGACCAAAATAAAACAGAAGGAATCTGCTATCACCACATTAGAGAAGAATTTTGAATCAAAGCTACTCACTGAACAGAAAGAGAGAACTGAGCAACTTAAAAAGGCGAAAGAAGAACAGATGTCTCTTCAAGACCAACTAAAATCGGCGAACAGTGTGGTTGCAGGATTGGGAGTAGAGCTGAATAATGAGAAGAAATTTGTAGAGGAGCTTAAAATTCAGATAAACAGTCTTGAAACTGATCTTTCTAAAGTGACCCAAGATAAGAAGATCATTGAAGAAGATTTGAAGAAGAAGTTTGAGCTGATTGAAGTCCTggaaggaaaaataaatttactgAACAATGAGTTGAAGGAAAAAGAAGGTAATGTTCAAAATCTCAGATCCTCTCTTGCTGATAAGGAGTTAGAGTTGAGCAACTTGAAAACTACCAATGGGAAAATAAACGATGAACTAGCTAATGCACGTTCGGAAATCCAACATTTGAAGGATGAAATTGTGAAAAATCAAAATGAAATAGAGTTAAAGAACTCTGTTGCTGAGGAATTGAATGCAACTGTTAGTTCTTTAAGTACTGAAAAGGGTCTTCTTGAGAAGAAACTTGATGCTATTGAGAAGGAATACAACGATTTAAAGTTATCATCAGAAAAGAAGGCAGCCTTTGATGCCAAGGTTTTgggagaaaaagaagaagagctTCAGCTGGTAAAGGAGAAGCTTGCAC is a window from the Cannabis sativa cultivar Pink pepper isolate KNU-18-1 chromosome 1, ASM2916894v1, whole genome shotgun sequence genome containing:
- the LOC115705291 gene encoding FCS-Like Zinc finger 10, producing MHDYLMAESDSESDAQSDVSSLRHISSSLFNIPGFFVGFGTKGSSESDSIRSPTSPLDIGVFSNLRNPVSLRYTRSSSENGHKKKWNCSKVVGLGIVNSLVDNTTGGGLDIPKQKNILFGPQVKTSTTNSLKLYHGSLDSSLKSKSLPTNYIASRLSETKYPSPHLVSSSVAFDNEIPLKPEPLENTQLCFSDSTIPSSLVSLTYNHNLRSENFCPEVKTRMSSPSVIGSTSSEVKNSLDIKTSTLPIPIEPSQGFVGSLSKKEIELSEDYTCIISHGPNPKTIHIFGDCVLECHTNEINNFGMKEELGVKSPQEANNSEGLAPIPSDEVLKFCHSCKKRLETDEDIYMSRGEQAFCSFDCCPEEILEEEAERSYHNSAGSSPGSSFHEDVFLLGMPVAM
- the LOC115705262 gene encoding MAR-binding filament-like protein 1-1 yields the protein MMAHVVIITTSGGSRGNYHRWSLKRREKNKKRKFKQRDRVFKVNLYLFIPTKSQRKKKEEEEEEAMGFPMGSSSSCFIQPSLSYPLSSSSSSSSRSIFFYSSSAKNAEPRRRGSVPMASMNQDKSTYDRSPLQRRAILFVGISVLPLLQLRARALDGLPTKETEVKTSEGNQIAEAIQKDSSPNAFASLLNGIGILSSGVLGALYASAQKEKTENNATVEAMKTKIKQKESAITTLEKNFESKLLTEQKERTEQLKKAKEEQMSLQDQLKSANSVVAGLGVELNNEKKFVEELKIQINSLETDLSKVTQDKKIIEEDLKKKFELIEVLEGKINLLNNELKEKEGNVQNLRSSLADKELELSNLKTTNGKINDELANARSEIQHLKDEIVKNQNEIELKNSVAEELNATVSSLSTEKGLLEKKLDAIEKEYNDLKLSSEKKAAFDAKVLGEKEEELQLVKEKLALATSEVSQNQEIIAKLTEENEKLKKTLDEESNKANNLKQELQATHENLAKSRDEASDLEKQLMKSNNLCKELEAEVSRVQAEFAKVRDSLQRSLDEAKQSGVELAGELTSAKELMKKTKEELHNVSLELAALVEDRNSLQQELVDVYKKAETAASDLKLEQKTVATLNKELQGMEKQMAKDKDSRKSLETDLEEAIKSLDEMNRNAMTLSSDLERANSRISELEDEKQVFYKTLTEQKNAAKEARENMEDAHNMVMRLGSERESLDKKAKKLEEDLSSAKGEILRLRSQINSSKAVVNNKKAVTENDGAEENKDKDKEKEKVKVTAKRTVRRRKASSE